The following proteins are co-located in the Ailuropoda melanoleuca isolate Jingjing chromosome 13, ASM200744v2, whole genome shotgun sequence genome:
- the ATP2A3 gene encoding sarcoplasmic/endoplasmic reticulum calcium ATPase 3 isoform X5, whose protein sequence is MEAAHLLPAADVLSRFSVTVESGLRPEQVSGARERYGPNELPTEEGKSLWELVLEQFEDLLVRILLLAALVSFVLACFEEGEETTTAFVEPLVIMLILVANAIVGVWQERNAESAIEALKEYEPEMGKVIRSDRKGVQRVRTRDIVPGDIVEVAVGDKVPADLRLIEIKSTTLRVDQSILTGESMSVTKHTDAIPDPRAVNQDKKNMVFSGTNIASGKALGVAVATGLHTELGKIRSQMAAVEPERTPLQHKLDEFGRQLSRAISVICVAVWVINISHFADPAHGGSWLRGAVYYFKIAVALAVAAIPEGLPAVITTCLALGTRRMARKNAIVRSLPSVETLGCTSVICSDKTGTLTTNQMSVCRMFVVAEAEAGTCRLHEFTISGTTYAPEGEVRQAEQLVCCGQFDGLVELATICALCNDSALDYNEAKGVYEKVGEATETALTCLVEKMNVFDTNLQTLSRVERASACNAVIKQLMRKEFTLEFSRDRKSMSVYCTPTSPGLAAQGSKMFVKGAPESVIERCSSVRVGSHTVPLNATSREQILAKIRDWGSGSDTLRCLALATRDSPPRKEDMQLDDCSKFVQYEMDLTFVGCVGMLDPPRPEVAACITRCHQAGIRVVMITGDNKGTAVAICRRLGIFRDTEDVVGKAYTGREFDDLSPEQQRHACRTACCFARVEPAHKSRIVENLQSFNEITAMTGDGVNDAPALKKAEIGIAMGSGTAVAKSAAEMVLSDDNFASIVAAVEEGRAIYNNMKQFIRYLISSNVGEVVCIFLTAILGLPEALIPVQLLWVNLVTDGLPATALGFNPPDLDIMEKMPRNPHEALISGWLFFRYLAIGVYVGLATVAAATWWFLYDAEGPHITFYQLLIFQVTPLSGRQWVVVLQISLPVILLDEALKYLSRNHMDEKDQK, encoded by the exons AGCTCCCAACTGAGGAAG GGAAGTCCCTGTGGGAGCTGGTGCTGGAGCAGTTTGAGGACCTCCTGGTGCGCATCCTGCTGTTGGCTGCCCTGGTCTCCTTC GTCCTGGCCTGCTTTGAGGAGGGCGAAGAGACCACAACAGCCTTTGTGGAGCCCCTGGTCATCATGCTGATCCTTGTGGCCAATGCTATCGTGGGCGTATGGCAG GAACGCAATGCTGAGAGTGCCATTGAGGCCTTGAAGGAGTATGAGCCTGAGATGGGCAAGGTGATCCGCTCAGACCGCAAAGGTGTGCAGAGGGTCCGCACCCGGGACATCGTCCCTGGAGACATCGTGGAGGTGGCAG TGGGAGACAAAGTACCCGCTGACCTCCGCCTCATCGAGATCAAGTCCACCACACTGAGAGTAGACCAGTCCATCCTGACAG GTGAATCCATGTCTGTGACCAAGCACACAGATGCCATCCCAGATCCCAGAGCTGTGAACCAGGACAAGAAGAACATGGTCTTCTCT GGCACCAATATCGCATCGGGCAAGGCCCTCGGTGTGGCAGTGGCCACAGGCCTGCACACAGAGCTGGGTAAGATCCGGAGTCAGATGGCGGCAGTGGAGCCGGAGCGGACGCCGCTGCAGCACAAGCTGGATGAGTTTGGGCGGCAGCTGTCCCGTGCCATCTCTGTGATCTGTGTGGCTGTGTGGGTCATCAACATCAGCCACTTTGCTGACCCGGCCCATGGTGGCTCCTGGCTCCGTGGTGCTGTCTACTACTTCAAGATTGCCGTGGCCCTGGCGGTGGCTGCCATCCCTGAGGGCCTCCCGGCCGTTATCACTACATGCCTGGCTCTGGGCACACGGCGCATGGCACGCAAGAATGCCATTGTGCGAAGCCTGCCCTCCGTGGAGACCCTGGGCTGCACCTCAGTCATCTGCTCCGACAAGACAGGCACACTCACCACCAATCAGATGTCTGTCTGCCGG ATGTTCGTGGTAGCTGAGGCCGAAGCAGGCACCTGCCGTTTGCACGAGTTCACCATCTCAGGCACCACTTATGCCCCGGAGGGCGAAGT GAGGCAGGCGGAGCAGCTTGTGTGCTGTGGGCAGTTTGATGGGCTGGTGGAGCTGGCGACAATCTGTGCCCTGTGCAATGACTCAGCGCTGGACTACAACGAG GCTAAGGGCGTGTATGAGAAGGTGGGAGAAGCCACGGAGACTGCTCTGACTTGCCTGGTGGAGAAAATGAATGTGTTTGACACCAATCTACAGACCCTCTCCCGGGTGGAGCGAGCCAGTGCCTGCAATGCG GTCATCAAGCAGCTGATGCGGAAGGAGTTTACTTTGGAGTTCTCCCGAGACCGGAAGTCCATGTCAGTGTACTGCACACCTACTAGCCCTGGCCTGGCAGCCCAGGGCAGCAAGATGTTTGTGAAG GGGGCTCCTGAGAGTGTGATCGAGCGCTGCAGCTCAGTCCGAGTGGGAAGCCATACAGTACCCCTGAATGCCACCTCCAGGGAGCAGATCTTGGCCAAGATTCGGGATTGGGGCTCAGGCTCAGACACGTTGCGCTGCCTGGCGCTGGCCACTCGGGATTCACCCCCAAGGAAGGAGGACATGCAGCTGGACGACTGCAGCAAGTTTGTGCAGTACGAG ATGGACCTCACTTTTGTGGGCTGCGTGGGCATGCTGGACCCTCCAAGGCCCGAGGTGGCTGCTTGTATCACACGCTGCCACCAGGCCGGCATCCGTGTGGTCATGATCACAGGGGACAACAAAGGCACAGCTGTGGCCATCTGCCGCCGGCTTGGCATCTTCAGGGACACAGAGGACGTGGTGGGGAAGGCCTACACAGGTCGTGAATTCGATGACCTCAGCCCTGAGCAGCAGCGCCATGCCTGCCGCACAGCATGCTGTTTTGCCCGTGTGGAACCTGCACACAAGTCCCGAATCGTAGAGAACCTACAGTCCTTTAACGAGATCACTGCCATG ACTGGAGACGGAGTGAATGATGCCCCGGCTTTGAAGAAAGCAGAGATTGGCATTGCCATGGGCTCTGGCACAGCTGTAGCCAAGTCAGCAGCCGAGATGGTGCTGTCAGATGACAACTTTGCCTCCATCGTGGCTGCAGTGGAGGAGGGCCGGGCCATCTACAACAACATGAAGCAATTCATCCGCTACCTCATCTCCTCCAATGTAGGCGAGGTTGTCTG CATCTTCCTCACGGCAATTCTGGGCCTCCCGGAAGCCCTGATCCCTGTGCAGCTGCTCTGGGTGAACCTGGTGACAGATGGTCTACCTGCCACAGCCCTGGGCTTCAACCCCCCAGACCTGGACATCATGGAGAAGATGCCGAGGAACCCTCATGAGGCCCTCATCAGTGGCTGGCTCTTTTTTCGATATCTGGCTATTGGAG TGTACGTAGGCCTGGCCACGGTGGCTGCCGCCACCTGGTGGTTCCTTTATGATGCCGAGGGACCTCACATCACCTTCTACCAACTG
- the ATP2A3 gene encoding sarcoplasmic/endoplasmic reticulum calcium ATPase 3 isoform X4, translated as MEAAHLLPAADVLSRFSVTVESGLRPEQVSGARERYGPNELPTEEGKSLWELVLEQFEDLLVRILLLAALVSFVLACFEEGEETTTAFVEPLVIMLILVANAIVGVWQERNAESAIEALKEYEPEMGKVIRSDRKGVQRVRTRDIVPGDIVEVAVGDKVPADLRLIEIKSTTLRVDQSILTGESMSVTKHTDAIPDPRAVNQDKKNMVFSGTNIASGKALGVAVATGLHTELGKIRSQMAAVEPERTPLQHKLDEFGRQLSRAISVICVAVWVINISHFADPAHGGSWLRGAVYYFKIAVALAVAAIPEGLPAVITTCLALGTRRMARKNAIVRSLPSVETLGCTSVICSDKTGTLTTNQMSVCRMFVVAEAEAGTCRLHEFTISGTTYAPEGEVRQAEQLVCCGQFDGLVELATICALCNDSALDYNEAKGVYEKVGEATETALTCLVEKMNVFDTNLQTLSRVERASACNAVIKQLMRKEFTLEFSRDRKSMSVYCTPTSPGLAAQGSKMFVKGAPESVIERCSSVRVGSHTVPLNATSREQILAKIRDWGSGSDTLRCLALATRDSPPRKEDMQLDDCSKFVQYEMDLTFVGCVGMLDPPRPEVAACITRCHQAGIRVVMITGDNKGTAVAICRRLGIFRDTEDVVGKAYTGREFDDLSPEQQRHACRTACCFARVEPAHKSRIVENLQSFNEITAMTGDGVNDAPALKKAEIGIAMGSGTAVAKSAAEMVLSDDNFASIVAAVEEGRAIYNNMKQFIRYLISSNVGEVVCIFLTAILGLPEALIPVQLLWVNLVTDGLPATALGFNPPDLDIMEKMPRNPHEALISGWLFFRYLAIGVYVGLATVAAATWWFLYDAEGPHITFYQLLIFQVTPLSGRQWVVVLQISLPVILLDEALKYLSRNHMDEEKDQK; from the exons AGCTCCCAACTGAGGAAG GGAAGTCCCTGTGGGAGCTGGTGCTGGAGCAGTTTGAGGACCTCCTGGTGCGCATCCTGCTGTTGGCTGCCCTGGTCTCCTTC GTCCTGGCCTGCTTTGAGGAGGGCGAAGAGACCACAACAGCCTTTGTGGAGCCCCTGGTCATCATGCTGATCCTTGTGGCCAATGCTATCGTGGGCGTATGGCAG GAACGCAATGCTGAGAGTGCCATTGAGGCCTTGAAGGAGTATGAGCCTGAGATGGGCAAGGTGATCCGCTCAGACCGCAAAGGTGTGCAGAGGGTCCGCACCCGGGACATCGTCCCTGGAGACATCGTGGAGGTGGCAG TGGGAGACAAAGTACCCGCTGACCTCCGCCTCATCGAGATCAAGTCCACCACACTGAGAGTAGACCAGTCCATCCTGACAG GTGAATCCATGTCTGTGACCAAGCACACAGATGCCATCCCAGATCCCAGAGCTGTGAACCAGGACAAGAAGAACATGGTCTTCTCT GGCACCAATATCGCATCGGGCAAGGCCCTCGGTGTGGCAGTGGCCACAGGCCTGCACACAGAGCTGGGTAAGATCCGGAGTCAGATGGCGGCAGTGGAGCCGGAGCGGACGCCGCTGCAGCACAAGCTGGATGAGTTTGGGCGGCAGCTGTCCCGTGCCATCTCTGTGATCTGTGTGGCTGTGTGGGTCATCAACATCAGCCACTTTGCTGACCCGGCCCATGGTGGCTCCTGGCTCCGTGGTGCTGTCTACTACTTCAAGATTGCCGTGGCCCTGGCGGTGGCTGCCATCCCTGAGGGCCTCCCGGCCGTTATCACTACATGCCTGGCTCTGGGCACACGGCGCATGGCACGCAAGAATGCCATTGTGCGAAGCCTGCCCTCCGTGGAGACCCTGGGCTGCACCTCAGTCATCTGCTCCGACAAGACAGGCACACTCACCACCAATCAGATGTCTGTCTGCCGG ATGTTCGTGGTAGCTGAGGCCGAAGCAGGCACCTGCCGTTTGCACGAGTTCACCATCTCAGGCACCACTTATGCCCCGGAGGGCGAAGT GAGGCAGGCGGAGCAGCTTGTGTGCTGTGGGCAGTTTGATGGGCTGGTGGAGCTGGCGACAATCTGTGCCCTGTGCAATGACTCAGCGCTGGACTACAACGAG GCTAAGGGCGTGTATGAGAAGGTGGGAGAAGCCACGGAGACTGCTCTGACTTGCCTGGTGGAGAAAATGAATGTGTTTGACACCAATCTACAGACCCTCTCCCGGGTGGAGCGAGCCAGTGCCTGCAATGCG GTCATCAAGCAGCTGATGCGGAAGGAGTTTACTTTGGAGTTCTCCCGAGACCGGAAGTCCATGTCAGTGTACTGCACACCTACTAGCCCTGGCCTGGCAGCCCAGGGCAGCAAGATGTTTGTGAAG GGGGCTCCTGAGAGTGTGATCGAGCGCTGCAGCTCAGTCCGAGTGGGAAGCCATACAGTACCCCTGAATGCCACCTCCAGGGAGCAGATCTTGGCCAAGATTCGGGATTGGGGCTCAGGCTCAGACACGTTGCGCTGCCTGGCGCTGGCCACTCGGGATTCACCCCCAAGGAAGGAGGACATGCAGCTGGACGACTGCAGCAAGTTTGTGCAGTACGAG ATGGACCTCACTTTTGTGGGCTGCGTGGGCATGCTGGACCCTCCAAGGCCCGAGGTGGCTGCTTGTATCACACGCTGCCACCAGGCCGGCATCCGTGTGGTCATGATCACAGGGGACAACAAAGGCACAGCTGTGGCCATCTGCCGCCGGCTTGGCATCTTCAGGGACACAGAGGACGTGGTGGGGAAGGCCTACACAGGTCGTGAATTCGATGACCTCAGCCCTGAGCAGCAGCGCCATGCCTGCCGCACAGCATGCTGTTTTGCCCGTGTGGAACCTGCACACAAGTCCCGAATCGTAGAGAACCTACAGTCCTTTAACGAGATCACTGCCATG ACTGGAGACGGAGTGAATGATGCCCCGGCTTTGAAGAAAGCAGAGATTGGCATTGCCATGGGCTCTGGCACAGCTGTAGCCAAGTCAGCAGCCGAGATGGTGCTGTCAGATGACAACTTTGCCTCCATCGTGGCTGCAGTGGAGGAGGGCCGGGCCATCTACAACAACATGAAGCAATTCATCCGCTACCTCATCTCCTCCAATGTAGGCGAGGTTGTCTG CATCTTCCTCACGGCAATTCTGGGCCTCCCGGAAGCCCTGATCCCTGTGCAGCTGCTCTGGGTGAACCTGGTGACAGATGGTCTACCTGCCACAGCCCTGGGCTTCAACCCCCCAGACCTGGACATCATGGAGAAGATGCCGAGGAACCCTCATGAGGCCCTCATCAGTGGCTGGCTCTTTTTTCGATATCTGGCTATTGGAG TGTACGTAGGCCTGGCCACGGTGGCTGCCGCCACCTGGTGGTTCCTTTATGATGCCGAGGGACCTCACATCACCTTCTACCAACTG